The Polyodon spathula isolate WHYD16114869_AA chromosome 13, ASM1765450v1, whole genome shotgun sequence genome includes a region encoding these proteins:
- the LOC121325726 gene encoding palmitoyltransferase ZDHHC6-like: MKMNALSSFIRFENLQELKRVCHWGPVIALTVIAVCSTMAILDSILWYWPLDTTGGSVNFIILINWTVLILYNYFNAMFVGPGYIPLGWKPESPKDCMCLQYCRVCQGFKAPRSHHCRKCNRCVMKMDHHCPWINNCCGHQNHAYFTSFLILAPLGCIHAAVIFIMTMYTQLYDRISFGWSSVKIDMSAVKRDQRPIIPFGVCAFATSLFALGLALGTTIAVGMLFFIQMKVILRNRTSIEVWIEEKAKDRIQYYQTEEEFIFPYDLGSKWENFKQVFTWSGIPEGDGIEWPVREKCDQYTLTIEQLKQKADKRVRSVQYRVIEDYSGACCPLNKGVKTFFTTPCTEEPRIRLRKGEMIFATRGLKRWMYGDKALNDEQVKAGVRVRGWFPRRCVEKCLYDTVNDLPVNEEKKDR, encoded by the exons atgaaaatgaacgCACTGTCTTCATTTATCAGGTTTGAAAATCTTCAAGAACTGAAGAGAGTGTGCCATTGGGGACCAGTTATAGCCCTTACGGTTATAGCAGTATGTTCAACTATGGCGATTCTAGACTCTATCCTTTGGTACTGGCCTTTGGATACCACTGGGGGAAGCgttaattttattatattgataAACTGGACTGTTCTTATTCTTTACAACTACTTCAATGCGATGTTTGTTGGTCCTGGGTACATTCCTCTGGGGTGGAAACCG GAAAGCCCAAAGGATTGTATGTGCCTGCAGTACTGTAGAGTGTGCCAGGGATTCAAGGCACCACGGTCACACCACTGCCGCAAGTGTAACAG GTGTGTAATGAAGATGGACCATCACTGCCCATGGATCAACAACTGCTGTGGCCACCAGAACCATGCTTACTTCACCAGCTTTCTGATTTTGGCCCCCCTTGGCTGCATCCATGCTGCTGTTATTTTCATTATGACAATGTACACGCAGCTTTACGACCGG atatcTTTTGGGTGGAGCTCTGTAAAGATCGATATGAGCGCTGTTAAAAGAGATCAACGCCCCATTATTCCCTTTGGGGTTTGTGCTTTTGCCACGTCTCTGTTTGCCTTAGGGTTGGCACTTGGTACAACCATAGCAGTGGGAATGCTGTTTTTCATTCAG ATGAAAGTGATCTTAAGAAACAGAACCTCAATTGAAGTTTGGATTGAGGAAAAG GCCAAAGACAGAATACAATATTACCAAACAGAAGAAGAATTTATTTTCCCATATGACCTGGGAAGTAAATGGGAGAACTTTAAGCAGGTGTTTACCTGGTCTGGGATTCCAGAGGGAGATGGCATAGAGTGGCCTGTTCGAGAAAAATGTGACCAGTACACTTTAACG ATTGAGCAGCTGAAACAGAAAGCTGATAAGAGAGTTAGAAGT GTACAGTACCGTGTAATAGAGGATTACAGTGGTGCTTGTTGCCCTCTAAACAAAGGTGTGAAAACGTTTTTTACAACGCCCTGCACCGAAGAGCCTAGAATCAGACTGCGCAAAGGAGAGATGATCTTTGCCACCAGGGGCCTAAA GAGGTGGATGTATGGAGACAAAGCACTCAATGACGAACAAGTAAAAG CTGGAGTTCGTGTTAGAggctggttcccaagaagatgtgTTGAAAAATGCCTTTATGATACAGTCAACGATCTACCAGTGAATGAAGAGAAAAAAGAtagataa